A window of Notolabrus celidotus isolate fNotCel1 chromosome 11, fNotCel1.pri, whole genome shotgun sequence contains these coding sequences:
- the slco4a1 gene encoding solute carrier organic anion transporter family member 4A1: MPVLLNTDASFSSKQELLDLQDGPLSVGPSLDSPSPPDSQTSSPMESGPRSPSSPDGPLRPNIFTGASSVPGQLYGGLGGPHLDLVSMDSEQLCGWGALTPPVVQMFNNPRWVLVFLCTASFLQGMIINGFINTVITSIERRFDLRSYQAGLIASSYDIAACLCLAFVSYFGGTGHKPRWLGWGVLIMALGSLVFALPHFTTPPYQVSLPERSGLCSANRSTPCRDQEGAGLSSYRFVFMLGQFLHGVGATPLYTLGVTYLDENVKSTYAPVYIGIFYTAAILGPAAGYLLGGYFLNIYSEISLPTEMTPENPLWVGAWWIGFLAGGAAALLIAFPILGFPRQLPGSQELVSSRVSEAHQLKDGSHTTASDPQFGKSVKDMPRSVLLLLKNPTFLFLCLAGATEATLIAGMSTFGPKFLESQFSLSASEAATWFGYMVVPAGGGGTFLGGYIVKRLNLRCRGIIRFCMICATVSLLANFIFLIHCPNLPMAGVTAPYQSDHQPDQSEYLQNQSEYQLDQYQHQQNQYQHQLYPSEQQYEQLSSVRSRNSSSLVSLSVGCNSGCRCARELYNPVCGADGVMYYSPCHAGCSSINHTQDTRQVYSGCTCIISNSSRSHDGVALSGKCSSSCHHMPAFLSLFFILILFTFLCSIPALTATLRCVPDSQRSFGLGIQWIVVRTFGGIPGPIAFGSVIDLSCLLWQDQCGEQGSCYLYHNSAMSRYTLIAGIIYKALGILFFLLASVLYTPPPESPHSSCESTDQSGGGGRAGGLSNLPIKDLPEDGVIVNLHARL; the protein is encoded by the exons ATGCCAGTCCTGCTGAATACAGATGCCTCCTTCAGCTCAAAGCAGGAGCTGTTGGACCTGCAGGATGGTCCTCTAAGTGTGGGTCCATCTTTGGACTCTCCCAGCCCCCCAGATTCTCAGACCAGCAGCCCGATGGAATCAGGGCCCAGGAGCCCCAGCAGCCCAGATGGGCCCCTGCGGCCCAACATCTTCACAGGGGCCTCCTCTGTGCCCGGGCAGCTGTATGGGGGGCTTGGTGGACCTCACCTAGACTTGGTGTCCATGGACTCCGAACAGCTGTGTGGTTGGGGTGCTCTTACCCCGCCGGTGGTGCAGATGTTTAACAACCCCCGTTGGGTGCTGGTGTTCCTGTGCACGGCATCCTTCCTGCAGGGGATGATCATCAACGGCTTCATCAACACTGTCATCACGTCCATCGAGCGACGCTTCGACCTGCGCAGCTACCAGGCCGGCCTCATTGCCAGCTCCTACGACATAGCCGCCTGCCTCTGCCTAGCCTTCGTCAGCTACTTTGGAGGGACGGGGCACAAACCGCGCTGGCTGGGCTGGGGCGTTCTGATCATGGCTCTGGGCTCTTTGGTGTTTGCCCTGCCTCACTTCACCACGCCCCCCTACCAGGTGAGCCTCCCTGAGCGCTCAGGACTCTGCTCCGCCAACCGCTCCACGCCATGCCGGGATCAGGAGGGGGCAGGGCTTTCCAGCTACCGCTTTGTGTTCATGCTGGGTCAGTTCCTTCACGGGGTGGGAGCCACGCCGCTCTATACTCTTGGAGTCACATACCTGGATGAGAATGTCAAGTCCACCTACGCCCCTGTCTACATCG gGATATTCTACACAGCGGCCATCTTGGGTCCAGCAGCAGGGTACCTGCTGGGAGGATACTTTCTGAACATCTACTCAGAGATCAGCCTACC gACTGAGATGACTCCGGAGAATCCCCTTTGGGTTGGGGCATGGTGGATCGGGTTCCTggctggaggagcagcagctttgCTGATTGCGTTCCCCATCCTGGGCTTCCCCAGACAGCTACCAG GTTCTCAGGAGTTGGTGTCCTCAAGGGTCTCTGAAGCCCACCAGTTGAAAGACGGCAGCCACACTACAGCTTCAGACCCCCAGTTTGGAAAATCTGTCAAAGACATGCCCAG GTCTGTTCTGCTCCTGTTGAAGAACCCGACCTTCCTCTTCCTGTGTCTAGCCGGAGCGACAGAGGCCACGCTGATCGCTGGGATGTCCACCTTTGGTCCAAAGTTCCTGGAGTCTCAGTTCAGTCTGAGCGCCTCTGAGGCGGCTACATGGTTTG GATACATGGTGGTCCCGGCAGGAGGAGGGGGCACCTTTCTGGGCGGGTACATCGTGAAGAGGTTGAACCTGCGCTGCAGAGGAATCATCCGGTTCTGTATGATTTGTGCGACCGTCAGCCTGCTCGCCAacttcatcttcctcatccACTGCCCCAACCTACCCATGGCCGGAGTCACAGCCCCTTACCAGTCTGACCACCAGCCAGACCAGTCTGAATACCTCCAGAACCAGTCTGAATACCAGCTAGACCAGTACCAGCACCAGCAGAACCAATACCAGCACCAGCTGTACCCGTCTGAACAGCAGTATGAGCAGCTGAGCTCAGTGCGCAGCAGAAACAG CTCATCCCTGGTGTCTCTGTCAGTGGGCTGTAACTCAGGCTGCAGGTGTGCCAGAGAGCTGTATAACCCTGTGTGTGGCGCTGACGGTGTCATGTATTACTCCCCCTGTCACGCTGGCTGCAGCTCCATCAACCATACGCAGGACACCCGGCAG GTGTACTCTGGATGTACCTGTATCATCAGTAATAGTTCGCGGTCACATGACGGCGTCGCTCTGTCGGGAAAGTGTAGCAGCTCATGTCACCACATGCCGGCCTTCCTCTcgctcttcttcatcctcatcctcttcacATTCCTCTGCAGCATCCCTGCCCTCACGGCCACGCTCAG GTGTGTTCCTGACAGCCAGAGGTCCTTCGGTCTAGGCATCCAGTGGATTGTTGTTCGAACATTTG gAGGTATTCCAGGTCCGATTGCGTTTGGCTCAGTGATCGACCTCTCCTGCCTGTTGTGGCAGGATCAGTGTGGAGAACAGGGTTCCTGTTACCTCTACCACAACTCGGCCATGAGCCGCTACACACTGATTGCTGGAATCATCTACAAG GCGCTTGGGATCCTGTTCTTCCTTTTGGCCTCTGTGCTGTACACACCTCCACCTGAGTCTCCCCACAGCAGCTGTGAGAGCACGGATcaatcaggaggaggaggaagagcaggaggacTGAGTAACCTGCCAATCAAAGACCTGCCTGAGGACGGTGTCATCGTCAACCTGCATGCCAGGTTATGA